One stretch of Roseimicrobium sp. ORNL1 DNA includes these proteins:
- the nusA gene encoding transcription termination factor NusA, with product MVSELKALFEYYQKEKGIDRSKMVEALQSALLAASKKSIGPARELRIEIDPDKGTIKAFAKLLVSETVENPFEQLAVKHARKLKPDAQPGDEVDVEVTPKDFGRIAAQTAKQTWMQRLREAEKANLYEEFKDRTGDVVSGTIRRFDKSDVIVDLGKFEGVMTGRERVPTEDYTVGDRMRFYVKAVEKSTSRGPEIILSRSHPNFVRRLFEFEVSEISDRTVEIVSIAREAGYRTKVAVFSADEKVDPVGACVGLRGARVKNIVRELNNEKVDIIHFNKDVAEFTKEALKPIKILSISVDEANKRVHLTVSEEELSKAIGRKGQNARLTSRLIGYDLVIEKDEHAKKVFEGHMGGAAHQLVEALGITAGEAVKLTSGGVSEISVLDDMGVDDVAEILEGDAERAQYILEKYAAWKSPASVA from the coding sequence ATGGTCAGCGAACTTAAAGCCCTGTTTGAATACTACCAGAAGGAGAAAGGCATCGACCGCAGCAAAATGGTTGAGGCCCTTCAGAGCGCGCTTCTGGCCGCGTCCAAAAAGAGCATCGGTCCCGCCCGGGAACTGAGGATCGAGATCGATCCAGACAAAGGCACGATCAAGGCCTTTGCCAAGCTCCTTGTCTCTGAAACCGTGGAAAACCCCTTTGAGCAGCTCGCGGTGAAGCATGCGCGCAAGCTCAAGCCGGATGCCCAACCCGGTGATGAAGTGGACGTGGAAGTCACGCCCAAGGACTTCGGTCGCATCGCCGCCCAGACCGCCAAGCAGACCTGGATGCAGCGTCTGCGCGAGGCGGAGAAGGCCAATCTCTACGAAGAATTCAAGGACCGCACGGGCGATGTCGTCAGCGGCACCATCCGTCGTTTCGACAAGTCGGACGTGATTGTGGACCTCGGCAAGTTCGAGGGCGTCATGACCGGCCGTGAGCGTGTGCCCACGGAGGACTACACCGTCGGCGACCGCATGCGCTTCTATGTGAAGGCTGTGGAAAAGAGCACCTCCCGCGGTCCTGAGATCATCCTTTCCCGCAGCCATCCGAACTTTGTCCGCCGTCTTTTCGAGTTCGAAGTGAGCGAAATCTCCGACCGCACGGTGGAAATCGTCAGCATCGCCCGTGAAGCAGGCTACCGCACGAAGGTGGCCGTCTTCAGCGCAGATGAGAAGGTGGATCCCGTCGGCGCCTGCGTGGGCCTGCGTGGCGCCCGTGTGAAGAACATCGTCCGTGAGCTCAACAATGAGAAGGTGGACATCATCCACTTCAACAAGGACGTGGCCGAGTTCACCAAGGAAGCGCTCAAGCCCATCAAGATCCTCTCCATCAGCGTGGATGAGGCGAACAAGCGTGTGCACCTCACCGTGAGCGAGGAAGAGCTGTCCAAGGCCATCGGCCGCAAGGGGCAGAACGCCCGCCTCACCTCCCGCCTCATTGGGTATGACCTGGTGATCGAGAAGGATGAACACGCGAAGAAGGTCTTCGAAGGCCACATGGGCGGTGCCGCGCACCAGCTCGTGGAAGCCCTGGGCATCACCGCAGGCGAGGCGGTGAAGCTTACCAGCGGTGGTGTGTCCGAGATCTCCGTGCTCGACGACATGGGCGTGGACGACGTGGCTGAGATTCTGGAAGGCGATGCCGAACGTGCCCAGTATATTCTGGAGAAGTACGCCGCCTGGAAATCTCCTGCGTCCGTAGCCTAA